The genomic region CGAGAAGAATCCCTTATAAATGGAAATTATACGCAAGTCCTTGGCATAGTAGACAGTAGTGTGCAGATAGAATTTGCTAACGACTAAAAAAGAATACTAAGAATTCTATCTGGTCATCACAGGAGGTAAATTTCTTATAGAAATAATTTATAATGCTCCAACCTAAATAGCATTCCATAGGCAAAGTTTTGGAACAAACATGGCAGGTATTTTAGGTTTTAGCGATTAAACTTAAAAACCATTAATCATATCCTCAAGTGCTCTTTTATCCAGAATTTTGGTCTTTTTACCTTTAGCTGAAATAAAACCTTCTTTCTTTAGTTCAGCAATTAATCGAATACAGCTTTCAGTTGCGGTACCAACGACATTGGCAAGGTCTTCCCTGGAAAGATTTACCGCTAAAAAACCTTCATCATCAGTACCAAAATTGGTGTCAAGATATAGTAAGGCCTCGGCAATTCGTTGTTTTACGTTATGCTGAGACATATTCACGATAAAATTGTCTGATTCCCTAAGATCTGATGCCATGATCTTTAAAAGATTTCTGGTAAATTCAGGATTCTCGTTGATTTTATCAATGATAAGCTGTTTTGGAATATAGCACATCGAAGTATCATTAAGTGCAGTTGCACTAAGATTTGTTTGCTCGTCTGCCACTACAGATCTTTGCCCTAAAATCTCTCCCTTTTTAGCGATTTTTACGATTTGATGTTTTCCGTTTTCGCTAAGTTTAGAAAGTTTAGAGGCGCCGTCACGAACACAAAATACCCCATTTAGTTTTTCCCCTTCTTTAAAAATCTGCTCTCCTTTTTTATAGCTTTTGGTAATCTTGTTATCCGATATAACCTTTAATTCTTCCTTACTAAAAGCCTTTAATGCATTAAACTGTCTTATGATACAACTTTCACATCTTGTTTTTTCAGGGGTTTTCATACTAGAGATTCGGGTTCTTGGTTACAATTTTTGTTTCACAAAGGTAAACATTTAACCCAACTGATATTTATCATATTTTATTTTCTATAAGTAGCGAATCTTTGTATAGCGGTTAAGTTGTGCAAAATATGAAATCATGTTACCACTGTGGCGAAGCTTGTAAAAGCGATGCCCTTATGTACGATCAGAAAGATTTTTGTTGTCATGGATGTAAAACAGTTTACGAAATTTTAAGTAGTAATGATCTCGATTATTATTATGCTCTTGATGAGCGTCCTGGAATTTCTCCTAAAACACAATTAGGAAAATTCGATTTTCTAAATAGCGCAGAGATTGTAGAAAAACTACTTGAATTTAAAAGTGCAGAGGTTTGTATCGTAAATCTGCTTATTCCAGAAATTCATTGTAGTTCGTGTATCTGGGTGTTAGAAAACCTTTCTAAACTTCATCCTGGGATTAAAAACTCACAGGTTAATTTTCCTGAAAAAACATTAAGAATCCATTTTTCCGCAGAAAAAATTACATTTCTGCAGTTGGTAGAGCTACTATGCAAATTAGGTTATGAGCCTTACATTTCACTTTCAGATAGCGATAAAAAAGAACGCAATATCGACCGAAGTTTAATCTATAAACTTGGTGTCGCCGGTTTTGCTTTTGGGAATATCATGTTTTTATCGTTTCCAGAATATTTTGAGGTTAAAGAATTTTGGCTGGATCAATTTAAATATGTGTTTCGCTGGTTGATGTTTGCCTTTAGTTTGCCGGTAGTATTTTATTCAGCAAGCACCTATTTTATTTCAGCATTTAAAGGTCTAAAATCAGGAATCTTAAATATCGATGTTCCCATAGCTTTAGGAATTACCGTGTTGTTTTTAAGAAGTAGTTTTGAAGTCGTTTTCGATTTAGGGACTGGATTTTTTGATAGTCTTTCTGGTTTGGTGTTTTTCTTATTGTTGGGAAGGTTCTTTCAGCAAAAAACCTATTCTTACCTGTCTTTTGAACGGGATTATAAATCCTATTTCCCGATTGGAGTGACAAGAATTAATCATCAAAACACCCAAAATCAAAATGAAGAGCAGGTAGAAGTTTATAAGCTTAGAAAAGGTGATAAGATACTCATTAGAAACAACGAATTAATTCCTGTAGATGCAAGATTAATGGAAGGCGAAGCTTTAATAGATTATAGCTTCGTGACCGGAGAAGCTGTGCCGGTTTCGATCCAAAAAGGCGATAAAATCTATGCAGGTGGTAAGCAAACCGCAGGTTTGCTTCAGGTAGAAGTGCTAAAACCCGTAGAGCAATCCTATTTAACGCAGTTATGGAACAACGAGGTTTTCGATAAAAACTTTAAAGGAAGTTTTCAGGATCTTACCAATAAAATAAGCGGGTATTTTACAAAAGCGATTTTAAGCATATCGATTTTAGCAACTATAGTTTGGTATTTTATTGATCCATCGATGATCCCGCAGGTATTTACGGCAGTTCTTATTATTGCCTGTCCTTGTGCACTGGCTTTAGCGGCTCCCTTCACTTTAGGTAATTTACTTAGGATTTTTGGTCAGCATAAATTCTATTTAAAAGAAGCGAACATTATCGAGAAAATGGCCAATATCGATGCAGTGGTTTTTGATAAAACCGGGACACTTACTTCAACCAAAAAAAATAAAATCACTTACGAGGGGGATTTGCTTACGGAAGAAGAAAAATCATTGTTAAACAGTACGTTAAGAGCTTCTAATCATCCATTAAGTCGATCTCTTTATGAAATTTTAGAGCAAAATGATATCAGAACACTTGATTCTTTTACAGAAGAGGTAGGGAAAGGAATGGAAGCTTTTGCAAATCAAAATTCGATAAAAATAGGGGCTTTTACATATGTCACTAAACTTAATAAATGGAAGCAGGCACAATTAAACCAAACCGCGGTTCATATTAGTACCAATGATCACTACAAAGGCCGATATATTTTAAAAAATGAATATAGGGATAATATTGGCCACTTATTTAAAACCTTAGAGAAAAACAAACAATTGTTTGTACTTTCTGGAGATAATGATGGTGAGCGTAAAAGCCTCGAAAAGTTGTTACCATTAACCACCAAAATGAGCTTTAACCAAAAGCCCCAGGATAAACTGCAGTTTATTAAAAAACTTCAGGAAGAAGGTCGATCTGTAATGATGATTGGGGATGGCTTAAACGATGCAGGAGCATTAAAACAAAGTGATGTTGGCGTAGTAATTTCAGAAAATATTAATGTTTTCTCCCCGGCTTGTGATGCCATTTTAGACGCCTCGGTATTCAGCAAAATAAGTCAGTTTTTTAGCCTTGCCAATAGCGGTCACCGTATTATAAAATTCAGTTTTTTGCTATCGCTTTTCTATAATCTTATAGGGCTTGGATTTGCAGTTACAGGACATCTTTCGCCCATCGTAGCTGCTATTTTAATGCCTCTAAGTTCGATAAGTATTGTGGCTTTTACAACCATAAGTTCCCAGTTTTCAGCAAAAAGAATTATGCGACAAACGTCTAAAAGCCAGAATAAATACAAAACCTGATAAATGTCATTTTATGCCTTCTCGATGGGCAATATTTTTACAAAAAATTAAGAAATGAATATCATCTACGTGTTGCTGAGTATTAGTGTGGTCGTAGCGCTTGTCTTTTTTATTGCCTTTATTATATCGGTAAAAAGAGGTCAATACGACGATACCTACACCCCGTCTGTAAGAATACTGTTTGAAGATGAAATTATTGATAGTAAAGAAAAATCTAAAATCACCGATAAATAATTTGTTTATAATCTTATGGAAAAAGAGCAGTTTTATTACGACAACAAGATCGTAAGGAAATTTATCAATGCCACTGTATTTTGGGGTATTGTGGGAATGAGTGTAGGGCTTCTACTTGCTTTTATGTTTTTGTTTCCTAATCTAACCGATGGAATTTCATGGCTTAGTTTTGGGCGTTTACGACCCTTGCATACCAATGCCGTGATTTTTGCCTTCGTAGGAAACGCAATTTTTGCTGGAGTGTATTATTCTACTCAGCGTCTTTTAAAAGCAAGAATGTGGAGTGATGCGCTTAGTAACTTTAACTTTTGGGGCTGGCAGGCGATCATTGTTGCAGCAGCCATAACCTTACCTTTAGGCTATACCACATCTAAAGAATATGCTGAACTTGAATGGCCAATTGATATTAGTATCGCCTTAGTTTGGGTAGCTTTTGGAGCCAACCTAATTGGAACTATCTTAAAACGTAGACAGCGGCATTTATATGTAGCGATTTGGTTTTATCTGGCCACTTTTGTAACCGTAGCTGTATTGCATATTGTTAACAGTATAGAATTGCCGGTAAGTGCTTTAAAAAGTTACTCGGTTTATGCCGGGGTACAGGATGCTTTGGTACAGTGGTGGTACGGGCATAATGCCGTTGCCTTTTTCCTAACGACGCCGTTTCTTGGATTAATGTATTATTTTGTTCCGAAAGCGGCTAACAGACCAGTCTATTCTTACCGATTATCTATTGTTCACTTTTGGTCACTGATTTTTATTTATATCTGGGCTGGGCCGCACCACTTATTATATTCTGCATTACCAGATTGGGCACAAAATTTAGGGGTAGCTTTTTCTGTAATGTTAATTGCTCCATCATGGGGAGGAATGATAAACGGTTTATTAACCCTTCGTGGCGCCTGGGATAAGGTAAGAACAGATCCTGTCCTTAAATTTATGGTAGTGGCTATTACCGGTTATGGTATGGCTACTTTCGAAGGACCAATGCTTTCTCTTAAAAACGTAAATGCGATTGCACACTTTAGTGACTGGATTATTGCACACGTGCATGTGGGAGCTTTAGCATGGAATGGTTTCTTAACCTTTGGTATGATCTACTGGTTGGTACCAAGGTTATTTAAGACTAAACTATGGTCTGTAAAATTAGCAAATGCTCATTTTTGGATTGGAACTCTTGGTATTATAATGTACGCGCTACCAATGTATGTAGCTGGATTTGTACAGGCTTCTATGTGGAAACAATTTAATCCTGATGGTACATTAACTTATGGTAACTTCTTAGAAACACTTACTGAAATTATCCCAATGTACTGGATGAGAGCGATTGGTGGTAGTTTGTATATCGTAGGGGCTTTTATTGCACTTTATAATGTATATAGAACTGCAAAACAAGGGAGTAAAGTTACAGATGAGTTGGCAGAAGCTGCCCCGCTTGCTAAGATTACCAGTAAGAGAACTTCAAAAGAAGGCTATCATACCTGGTTAGAACGAAGACCGGTAAAACTAACCATTTTTGCAACTATCGCAATTTTGATTGGTGGTATGGTTCAGATTATCCCTTCTTTGATGGTAGACGAATATGTTCCGGTAATTTCAAGTGTAAAACCATATACCCCGCTAGAACTAGAAGGTCGTGATTTATATATACGTGAGGGCTGTGTTGGATGTCACTCCCAAATGATTCGTCCTTTCCGTAGTGAAGTAGAGCGTTATGGTGAATACTCTAAATCTGGAGAATATGTGTATGACCATCCATTTTTATGGGGTAGTAAGCGTACTGGTCCCGATTTATTCAGGGTTGGTGGTAAATACTCAGATAACTGGCATTTAAATCACCTTTACGATCCACAAAGTACTTCTTCGGGTTCTATTATGCCATCTTATAAATGGTTGCTAAATAGAGAATTAGACAAGTCGTCTACCGAAGATAAAATGGAAGCTATGGTAAGTCTGGGCGTACCTTATACTCAGGCCGAGATCGACAGAGCGCAACAGTGGATGATCGAGCAGGGAACACAAATTGAGAAAAACCTTTATAGTGATCCAGATTTTGCCAAAACCTACGAGGCAGATAAGATTTATGCTAAGGAAAATGGTGAAGAATTTGTAGAAATGCGTAATCGAGAGATTGTTGCTTTAATCGCTTACCTACAACGCTTAGGTACAGATATTAAGGTGAAGAATGTAGATGAAGCTCAGGAAGCCGATATCCTTGGGGAATCGAGAGGTGGCTTAGGAGTTATCCAATAATGTTCAGCTAAAGTTATAAATAAAATAAACTAAATCATGCTAAAATTTATAAAAGGAAATCTGGAAAGTATCGATGGGGTAGCGGTTTACCCCATGATCTCTCTGCTGATATTCTTCATTTTTTTCGTAGCTCTTTTTGGATGGGTAATCACCGCAAAGAAAGAGCATATAAAACAAGTGAGTAACATTCCTCTAGAGGATGATAATCAGGAGATATTATGAGAAATACGGCATCATATTTAAGAGTTATCACAATTACTGTTCTGGCATTTGTTTTTCTGGAACTTACTATAGAATCTTCAGAAGAATGGGCGTTTATGGAATATCCTATCATCTGGGCCGTTCTGGGGATCTTACTTGTTTTTGGAATCGCAATGGAAGTTGTTTTGGCTAGTATTACTTCGGTTTTATTCAGAAGTTTAACTCCAGAAGCTCAGGAGCGTTACCTTCAGCAACAATCATTAAGAAAAAAGAATCGATTTGCTAAGCTAAAAGCGTTCTGGAAAAAAATGAACGATAGCAAACCTGTTGAAGAAGAAGAAGAAATTATTCTTGATCACAATTATGATGGTATTCAGGAGTTGGATAATAACCTTCCGCCATGGTGGATATATGGT from Zunongwangia profunda SM-A87 harbors:
- the ccoS gene encoding cbb3-type cytochrome oxidase assembly protein CcoS, coding for MNIIYVLLSISVVVALVFFIAFIISVKRGQYDDTYTPSVRILFEDEIIDSKEKSKITDK
- a CDS encoding Crp/Fnr family transcriptional regulator, whose protein sequence is MKTPEKTRCESCIIRQFNALKAFSKEELKVISDNKITKSYKKGEQIFKEGEKLNGVFCVRDGASKLSKLSENGKHQIVKIAKKGEILGQRSVVADEQTNLSATALNDTSMCYIPKQLIIDKINENPEFTRNLLKIMASDLRESDNFIVNMSQHNVKQRIAEALLYLDTNFGTDDEGFLAVNLSREDLANVVGTATESCIRLIAELKKEGFISAKGKKTKILDKRALEDMINGF
- a CDS encoding CcoQ/FixQ family Cbb3-type cytochrome c oxidase assembly chaperone gives rise to the protein MLKFIKGNLESIDGVAVYPMISLLIFFIFFVALFGWVITAKKEHIKQVSNIPLEDDNQEIL
- a CDS encoding heavy metal translocating P-type ATPase, producing the protein MKSCYHCGEACKSDALMYDQKDFCCHGCKTVYEILSSNDLDYYYALDERPGISPKTQLGKFDFLNSAEIVEKLLEFKSAEVCIVNLLIPEIHCSSCIWVLENLSKLHPGIKNSQVNFPEKTLRIHFSAEKITFLQLVELLCKLGYEPYISLSDSDKKERNIDRSLIYKLGVAGFAFGNIMFLSFPEYFEVKEFWLDQFKYVFRWLMFAFSLPVVFYSASTYFISAFKGLKSGILNIDVPIALGITVLFLRSSFEVVFDLGTGFFDSLSGLVFFLLLGRFFQQKTYSYLSFERDYKSYFPIGVTRINHQNTQNQNEEQVEVYKLRKGDKILIRNNELIPVDARLMEGEALIDYSFVTGEAVPVSIQKGDKIYAGGKQTAGLLQVEVLKPVEQSYLTQLWNNEVFDKNFKGSFQDLTNKISGYFTKAILSISILATIVWYFIDPSMIPQVFTAVLIIACPCALALAAPFTLGNLLRIFGQHKFYLKEANIIEKMANIDAVVFDKTGTLTSTKKNKITYEGDLLTEEEKSLLNSTLRASNHPLSRSLYEILEQNDIRTLDSFTEEVGKGMEAFANQNSIKIGAFTYVTKLNKWKQAQLNQTAVHISTNDHYKGRYILKNEYRDNIGHLFKTLEKNKQLFVLSGDNDGERKSLEKLLPLTTKMSFNQKPQDKLQFIKKLQEEGRSVMMIGDGLNDAGALKQSDVGVVISENINVFSPACDAILDASVFSKISQFFSLANSGHRIIKFSFLLSLFYNLIGLGFAVTGHLSPIVAAILMPLSSISIVAFTTISSQFSAKRIMRQTSKSQNKYKT
- the ccoN gene encoding cytochrome-c oxidase, cbb3-type subunit I codes for the protein MEKEQFYYDNKIVRKFINATVFWGIVGMSVGLLLAFMFLFPNLTDGISWLSFGRLRPLHTNAVIFAFVGNAIFAGVYYSTQRLLKARMWSDALSNFNFWGWQAIIVAAAITLPLGYTTSKEYAELEWPIDISIALVWVAFGANLIGTILKRRQRHLYVAIWFYLATFVTVAVLHIVNSIELPVSALKSYSVYAGVQDALVQWWYGHNAVAFFLTTPFLGLMYYFVPKAANRPVYSYRLSIVHFWSLIFIYIWAGPHHLLYSALPDWAQNLGVAFSVMLIAPSWGGMINGLLTLRGAWDKVRTDPVLKFMVVAITGYGMATFEGPMLSLKNVNAIAHFSDWIIAHVHVGALAWNGFLTFGMIYWLVPRLFKTKLWSVKLANAHFWIGTLGIIMYALPMYVAGFVQASMWKQFNPDGTLTYGNFLETLTEIIPMYWMRAIGGSLYIVGAFIALYNVYRTAKQGSKVTDELAEAAPLAKITSKRTSKEGYHTWLERRPVKLTIFATIAILIGGMVQIIPSLMVDEYVPVISSVKPYTPLELEGRDLYIREGCVGCHSQMIRPFRSEVERYGEYSKSGEYVYDHPFLWGSKRTGPDLFRVGGKYSDNWHLNHLYDPQSTSSGSIMPSYKWLLNRELDKSSTEDKMEAMVSLGVPYTQAEIDRAQQWMIEQGTQIEKNLYSDPDFAKTYEADKIYAKENGEEFVEMRNREIVALIAYLQRLGTDIKVKNVDEAQEADILGESRGGLGVIQ